A stretch of DNA from Micromonospora peucetia:
CTGGTGCTCTGGCGGCTGACCCGGGCGGGCGTGCACGCCAGCCGGGCCATCGGCGCGCGGGGCGGGCGGTCACCCCGGCAGACGCTCCTCGCCGCCGGTGCGGTCGGCCTGGCGTACGCGCTGCTCGGGGTGCTCGGCGCGCTGCTCGTCGGCACGTCACCGGTCCGCGCCGGGCTGACGTTCGTGGTGCTCGGCACGCTCGGGGCAGGGGTCGGCTCGGCCCGGACCACGCAGGTGGCCGGTCTGCTCGGCGCGCGATCCCCGGAGCCGCTGCGCGACGGGATCCGCACCGGTCTGGTCGCCGGGCTGCTGCTGTTCAGCGCCGGGGCCGGCGCGGCGGGGCTCGCCGTGGCCACCGGTGGCGGGGACGCCGCCGACCTGATCGGGGCCTACCGCACCGGGGTCGCCGGCCAGGCCGGGATCACGCTTGTCAGCCTCGCCTACGCGCCCAACGCCACGGTCTGGTCGGTCAGCTATCTGCTCGGCCCGGGCTTCGCCGTCGGCACCGACACGGCGGTGCGTACCAGCGAGGTCTCCGTGGGGGCGCTGCCGGCCGTACCACTGCTGGCCGGGCTGCCGCGCGGGCCGGTCGACGGGCTCGGGGCCGGGCTGCTCGCGGTGCCGGTCCTCGCCGGGATGGCCGCGGGTTGGCTGCTCGCCCGCCGGCTGCTCCGGCTCGCCGCCGACGACCGGGCGCCGCTGCGCTGGCGGCCGCTGCTCGGGCCGGCGGCGCTCGCCGGCCCGGTGGCCGGCCTGCTGCTGGGCGCCGCAGCGGCAGCCTCCGGCGGGTCGCTCGGCGGCGGCCGGCTGGCCCAGGTGGGGCCGGTCGCCTGGCAGGTGGCGGCGGTGGCGACCGCGGTCGTCACGGTCGGGGCGCTGGTCGGCGCCGCCGCGACCCGGGCGCTGTCCCGCCCGCCCCGCTGAGGGCCCGACAACGCCGAAGGGGCGCCCCGGACGAGCCGGAACGCCCCTGTCGCGTGCCGCTCAGGGCTGATTGGGCAGGTCGAAGGCGCCGAGGCTCAGCACGACGATCTGGAGCAGGCCCAGCACGACGCCGATGGCGCCGCAGATCAGGCCGGCGAGGGCCTGGCCGTTGTTGTCGGCCAGCCCCTGGGCGGCCTTCTGCTTGCCCAGCCAACCGGTCACCAACGCGGCGATGCCCAGCGGGATGCCGATATAGCAGCAGACCAGCGGGATCGACGCGATGCCGAGGATCATCGACACCAGCCCGAGGGTGTTCTGCTGTTGCCCCGGCCCCTTCCCGGCGAACCCCGCGTTCGGGTACATCGGCGGTGGGTACGCCTGCTGGCCGTACGGGTCCTGGTACGGCTGCTGCCCGTACGGCTGACCCGGCGCCGGCTGGCCGTAGGGCTGACCCGAGGTGGGCGGCTGGCCGTAGGGCTGACCCGAGGTGGGCGGCTGGCCGTAGGGCTGACCCGAGGTGGGCGGCTGGCCGTAGGGCTGACCCGAGGTGGGCGGCTGGCCGTACGGGTCCGGCTGGCCGTACGGGTACTGCGGCGCCGCGTACGGGTCGTTCGGCTGCCCGGAGGTGGGCTGCTGACCGTACGGCGCCGCCGGCGGCGGAGCGTACGGGTCGTGGTGCGGCGGCACGGCCGGATCCTGGTGCGGCTGCTGGCCGTACGGATCCTGTCCGGGGTAACCGGGCTGCATGCGACTCCTCGTCCGATCTGTCAGTAGCTGCTGGTGGAGGTGCTGCCGCCCACCACACCGGCGAGGCCACCGAGCAGGCAGCACACCAGCACGATCACATACCAGCTGATGCCCACGATGAGCGCCCACTTGGACCACTTCTTCGACTCGGCGGCGGCGGCCTGGGCGCCCGCGTAGTCGCCCTGCTGGAGCAGGGGGTTCACCTTGGAAGCATTGATGATCGCCGGGATGGCCAACGGCCAGAAGAGGAAGATGGCGACGATCGACATCGTCATGTTGTTGTCGACGGACGGCGGCTGCTGCGGCTGGTATCCGGGCTGCATTTCGGCGTACTCCTCATTCCACTCGACACCCGGTGGGGCGTCGGATCACTGACGGGTGCGGGCCGGACGCGCGCCGGGCCCGAGCGCCGGCAGCGTACCTGGTCGAGGCCGATCACGTCGTCGGTGAATGTCGTATTGCCCAGCGGATGGGCCCCCCGGCCCGCCCGATAGGCTGGCCCGGTGACCGAGCCCGCGTCCGTCGCCCGCATCGTCGTCCTCGTCTCCGGCTCCGGGAGCAACCTCCAGTCCCTGCTCGATGCGAGCGCCGATCCGGCGTACGGGGCCCGGGTGGTGGCCGTCGGCGCCGACCGGGACGGCATCGCGGGCCTCGACCGGGCCGCCGCGGCCGGGGTGCCGACCTTCGTCGAGCGGGTCGCCGACCACCCCACCCGCGAGGACTGGGACGCCGTGCTGACCGCCCGCGTCGCCGAGCACCGGCCCGACCTGGTCATCTCCGCCGGTTTCCTCAAGCTGGTCGGCCCGCGCTTCCTGGCCGCCTTCGGTGACCGCTACCTGAACACGCACAACACGCTGCTGCCGGCGTTCCCCGGCATCCACGGCCCGCGCGACGCCCTCGCCTACGGCGTGAAGGTCACCGGGGCCACGCTCTTCTTCGTCGACGCCGGAATGGACACCGGCCCGATCGTCGCGCAGGTCGCCGTGCCGGTGTGCGACGACGACGACGTCGAGACGCTCACCGAGCGCATCAAGGAAGCCGAGCGGCGCCAGCTCGTCGAGCAGGTGGGCCGCCTGGTCCGCGAAGGTTGGACGATCACCGGAAGAAAGGTCACTGTTCCGTGAGTTCCACTCAGGACGTACGCCGCCCGATCAGGCGGGCGCTGGTCAGCGTCTACGACAAGGCCGGCCTGGTCGAGCTGGCCCGGGCGCTGCACGCGGCCGGGGTGGAGATCGTCTCGACCGGCAGCACGGCCTCCGCCATCGCCGACGCCGGGGTGCCGGTGACCCCGGTGGAGACGGTGACCGGTTTCCCGGAGATCCTCGACGGCCGGGTCAAGACGCTGCACCCCAAGGTGCACGGCGGGCTCCTCGCCGACCTCCGCAAGGACTCCCACGTCGCCCAGCTCGACGAGCACGGCATCGCGGGAGTCGACCTGCTGGTGTCCAACCTGTACCCGTTCCAGGCCACGGTCGCCTCCGGTGCCGACGTCGAGGAGTGCGTGGAGCAGATCGACATCGGTGGTCCGGCCATGGTCCGGGCGGCAGCCAAGAACCACGCCTCGGTCGCCGTGGTGACCGACCCGGCCGCGTACCCGGCGCTGCTCGCCGCGCTCGACGAGGGCGGCTTCACGCTGGCCCAGCGGCGGGTGCTGGCCGCCCGTGCCTTCGCCGTCATCGCCGAGTACGACGTGGCGGTGGCCGAGTGGTGCGCCGCCACGCTGGCCCCTGAGGAGAATGGCTGGCCGGACTTCGCCGGGCTGTCGCTGCGCCGCTCGGCGGTGCTGCGTTACGGCGAGAACCCGCACCAGCCGGCGGCCCTCTACGTCGACCCGTCCAGCCCGGCGGGGCTCGCCCAGGCCGAGCAGTTGCACGGCAAGGAGATGTCCTACAACAACTACGTCGACGCCGACGCCGCGTGGCGGGCGGCCAACGACTTCGCCGACCAGCCGGCGGTGGCGATCATCAAGCACGCCAACCCGTGCGGCATCGCGGTCGGCGCCGACGTGGCCGAGGCGCACCGCAGGGCGCACGCCTGCGACCCGGTGTCCGCGTACGGCGGGGTGATCGCCGTCAACCGGCCGGTCTCCGTCGAGCTGGCCCGGCAGGTCTCGGAGATCTTCACCGAGGTGCTGGTGGCGCCCGGGTTCGACGAGGGCGCGGTGGAGATCCTCCAGGGCAAGAAGAACATCCGGCTGCTGCACGCGCCGGCCTTCGACCCGCTGCCGGCCGAGTGGCGGCAGGTCACCGGCGGCGTACTGGTGCAGACGGCCGACCGGATCGACGCCGAGGGCGACGACCCGGCCAACTGGCGGCTGGCCACCGGCGGGCCGGCCGACGAGGCGACCCTGCGCGACCTGGCCTTCGCCTGGCGGGCGGTACGCGCGGTGAAGAGCAACGCGATCCTGCTGGCCAGGGACGGCGCGACCGTCGGCGTCGGGATGGGCCAGGTCAACCGGGTCGACTCGGCGCAACTCGCGGTCAACCGGGCCGGGGCAGACCGGGCCCGGGGTGCGGTCTGCGCCTCGGACGCGTTCTTCCCGTTCGCCGACGGCCCGAAGATCCTCATCGACGCCGGGGTCCGCGCGATCGTGCAGCCGGGCGGCTCGATCCGGGACGAAGAGGTCATCGCCGCCGCCAAGGAGGCCGGCGTCACCATGTACCTCACCGCCACCCGCCACTTCTTCCACTAACCCACCCCACCCCCCGCGCTGCCCCACCCCACCCCACCCCCACCCCACCCCACCCCACCCCCACCCCGCGTCGATCTTGCACTTTCCGCCCGGGTATTCCGGTCGAAGCGGGCAATCTGCGGGCGCAAAGTGCAAGATCGGCGGCGCCGAGGCTTCGCCCCGCGTCGATCTTGCACGTTGTGCCCCGGCGTATAGGTGAAATCGGACAGGCTGTGGGCATTAAGTGCAAGATCGTGGGTGTGGGTGTGGGTGTGGGTGTGGGTGTGGGTGTGGGTGTGGGGGGTTAGGGGGTGGGGCGGATCTCGGCGAAGTGGCAGGCCGAGGGGTGTGGGTCCGCCGCGCGGAGGACCGTGTGGGGCTCCTGGGTGGCGCAGACCTCCTGGGCCTTCCAGCAGCGGGTGCGGAAGTGGCAGCCGCTCGGCGGGTCGGCGGGGCTCGGCACGTCGCCGGTGAGTCGGATCATGGACTGCTGGTCGCGGGCCTCCGGGTCCGGCACCGGCACGGCCGAGAGCAGCGCCTGGGTGTACGGGTGGGTGGCCCGCTCGTAGATCTCGTCCTCGGTGCCGATCTCCACGATCTTGCCGAGGTACATCACCGCGACCCGGTCCGAGATGTGCCGGACCACGGACAGGTCGTGCGCGATGAAGATGTACGACAGGCCGAACTCGTCCTGGAGCTTCTCCAACAGGT
This window harbors:
- a CDS encoding DUF6350 family protein — its product is MSSVTPDQPSRSGARVGPDARPAAPAGRGRRVPGPRAGEPRRSRAPLVVAAGVAAGWAALTSWLPVVVVLWLFQLSEGAASVPGALRAGLAGWLLGHGVPLDTAAGPLGLAPLALTALVLWRLTRAGVHASRAIGARGGRSPRQTLLAAGAVGLAYALLGVLGALLVGTSPVRAGLTFVVLGTLGAGVGSARTTQVAGLLGARSPEPLRDGIRTGLVAGLLLFSAGAGAAGLAVATGGGDAADLIGAYRTGVAGQAGITLVSLAYAPNATVWSVSYLLGPGFAVGTDTAVRTSEVSVGALPAVPLLAGLPRGPVDGLGAGLLAVPVLAGMAAGWLLARRLLRLAADDRAPLRWRPLLGPAALAGPVAGLLLGAAAAASGGSLGGGRLAQVGPVAWQVAAVATAVVTVGALVGAAATRALSRPPR
- a CDS encoding DUF4190 domain-containing protein, whose amino-acid sequence is MQPGYPGQDPYGQQPHQDPAVPPHHDPYAPPPAAPYGQQPTSGQPNDPYAAPQYPYGQPDPYGQPPTSGQPYGQPPTSGQPYGQPPTSGQPYGQPPTSGQPYGQPAPGQPYGQQPYQDPYGQQAYPPPMYPNAGFAGKGPGQQQNTLGLVSMILGIASIPLVCCYIGIPLGIAALVTGWLGKQKAAQGLADNNGQALAGLICGAIGVVLGLLQIVVLSLGAFDLPNQP
- a CDS encoding CD225/dispanin family protein, which translates into the protein MQPGYQPQQPPSVDNNMTMSIVAIFLFWPLAIPAIINASKVNPLLQQGDYAGAQAAAAESKKWSKWALIVGISWYVIVLVCCLLGGLAGVVGGSTSTSSY
- the purN gene encoding phosphoribosylglycinamide formyltransferase, with translation MTEPASVARIVVLVSGSGSNLQSLLDASADPAYGARVVAVGADRDGIAGLDRAAAAGVPTFVERVADHPTREDWDAVLTARVAEHRPDLVISAGFLKLVGPRFLAAFGDRYLNTHNTLLPAFPGIHGPRDALAYGVKVTGATLFFVDAGMDTGPIVAQVAVPVCDDDDVETLTERIKEAERRQLVEQVGRLVREGWTITGRKVTVP
- the purH gene encoding bifunctional phosphoribosylaminoimidazolecarboxamide formyltransferase/IMP cyclohydrolase, with product MSSTQDVRRPIRRALVSVYDKAGLVELARALHAAGVEIVSTGSTASAIADAGVPVTPVETVTGFPEILDGRVKTLHPKVHGGLLADLRKDSHVAQLDEHGIAGVDLLVSNLYPFQATVASGADVEECVEQIDIGGPAMVRAAAKNHASVAVVTDPAAYPALLAALDEGGFTLAQRRVLAARAFAVIAEYDVAVAEWCAATLAPEENGWPDFAGLSLRRSAVLRYGENPHQPAALYVDPSSPAGLAQAEQLHGKEMSYNNYVDADAAWRAANDFADQPAVAIIKHANPCGIAVGADVAEAHRRAHACDPVSAYGGVIAVNRPVSVELARQVSEIFTEVLVAPGFDEGAVEILQGKKNIRLLHAPAFDPLPAEWRQVTGGVLVQTADRIDAEGDDPANWRLATGGPADEATLRDLAFAWRAVRAVKSNAILLARDGATVGVGMGQVNRVDSAQLAVNRAGADRARGAVCASDAFFPFADGPKILIDAGVRAIVQPGGSIRDEEVIAAAKEAGVTMYLTATRHFFH